A single Oncorhynchus mykiss isolate Arlee chromosome 22, USDA_OmykA_1.1, whole genome shotgun sequence DNA region contains:
- the LOC118936583 gene encoding uncharacterized protein LOC118936583, with protein sequence MSAAQAGMRRHHAVRLLLKERGGKIMELSRLDFSRKFLQKELGFHPAQVNCILALPYRKGFDVSFANASFLREFWGKLQNALNTQGSLTAMFEVTKLTDNSIKTVIVRMYNETVQPEDVAVWLGRYCNVKGPLIQVKDLDGIWTGAWRVTVQQREDPGGYGGLKAIPSTIVLGENRGHVHYQDQPKLCRKCGEHGHLADACQKVVCMKCREVGHRYEECTNGRSCNLCGERSHLIRDCPSSWANRAKAGRREWAAADRAFERQRAGTAVAEVVVEEPVVEEEAVVEPAVVVEETVVEPVVVAVVEGAEGAVGEEVGGEDKTLPTPTPLPQTNVTPEGERAEKDGSGEMFSESSPSGSDIIGSVSESTMETVSEGTGEEGESKEHLPLRKRNAEELSDPEQGEEKKGKVEWESSQGEEEPRTFPSNSPNQVSFLSPVLTSSPFQTPLPRREREKVPED encoded by the coding sequence ATGTCAGCAGCACAGGCTGGCATGAGGAGGCACCATGCAGTGCGCCTCCTtctaaaggagaggggaggaaaaatAATGGAGCTATCCCGATTGGATTTCTCCAGAAAATTCCTCCAGAAAGAGCTCGGCTTTCATCCCGCGCAGGTAAACTGCATCTTAGCCCTCCCCTATAGGAAGGGCTTCGATGTCAGTTTTGCCAACGCCAGCTTCCTGAGGGAGTTCTGGGGGAAACTCCAGAACGCCCTGAACACCCAGGGGTCCCTCACAGCGATGTTTGAGGTGACCAAGCTGACGGATAATAGCATTAAAACCGTTATTGTCCGTATGTACAATGAAACCGTACAGCCGGAGGACGTTGCAGTATGGCTGGGCAGGTACTGCAACGTGAAGGGTCCCCTGATCCAGGTAAAAGACCTCGATGGGATCTGGACAGGGGCCTGGAGGGTCACTgtccagcaaagggaggacccTGGGGGCTATGGTGGGTTGAAAGCCATCCCATCCACCATAGTCCTCGGAGAGAACAGGGGCCATGTTCACTACCAGGACCAGCCCAAGCTGTGCCGTAAGTGTGGTGAACATGGCCACCTTGCAGACGCCTGTCAGAAGGTCGTCTGCATGAAGTGCCGGGAGGTGGGCCACCGCTACGAGGAGTGCACGAACGGAAGGTCGTGCAACCTCTGTGGCGAGCGGTCCCACCTCATCCGCGACTGCCCCTCCTCCTGGGCCAACAGGGCCAAGGCTGGAAGGAGGGAGTGGGCGGCCGCGGACCGGGCTTTCGAGCGCCAGAGGGCTGGAACGGCAGTTGCCGAGGTGGTAGTGGAGGAgccggtggtggaggaggaggcagtAGTGGAGCCGGCAGTGGTGGTAGAGGAGACAGTGGTGGAGCCggtggtggtggctgtagtggagGGCGCGGAAGGTGCAGTGGGGGAAGAAGTGGGAGGAGAGGACAAAACcctccccaccccaacccccctgCCCCAGACTAATGTGACCCCTGAAGGAGAAAGGGCCGAGAAAGACGGCTCCGGAGAGATGTTTAGCGAAAGCTCCCCAAGTGGGTCAGACATCATAGGGTCGGTGTCGGAAAGCACCATGGAGACTGTGTCAGAAGGtacgggagaggagggggagagtaaGGAACACCTCCCCCTACGTAAAAGAAACGCTGAGGAGCTCTCTGACCCCGAACAGGGTGAGGAGAAAAAGGGAAAGGTGGAGTGGGAGAGCTCCCAGGGGGAGGAAGAACCCAGAACCTTCCCCTCCAACTCCCCCAATCAAGTCTCCTTTTTAAGTCCTGTTTtaacctcctctcccttccaaACCCCCTTAccccggagggagagagagaaagtccctGAAGACTAA
- the LOC110513786 gene encoding uncharacterized protein LOC110513786 isoform X1, with protein sequence MGFPDRFLAWVGLLYGDITSKILVNGHLSKAVGVHCGVRQGCPLSPLLFVACIEPLAQVLRRDQRISGVGIPGSGGMTAKCVFYMDDVNILCTDLLSVDRTLDRTDWYGRASGARLNRDKTEAQFFGPWADPDLTRLPLTVKLTDIRVLGVKFDRGGGGSGNWSGILGTVRQRLGFWGLRQLTFEGKVLIIKAVILPVLLLISSVFIPPRRSILDLERTLFYFLWGCKWERLRREVVKRPRSKGGKGLPDLYLFLGSRYTALHLTLATSPVNNKTQALARFWLGSYLRTLRLIPVDLRAPVSFLLPPHYVQLQKFLRHFKLEKETVTVLTKHRSLLSLVQDREPVCPVRGLAIGEPTTVWRNVAHPALLNRHRDLSWMVAHEILPVRAVMHSRGMARTSACPRPGCGQEESVRHMLWECRAARDLWKEAGPLITSCLPAGEDLTPQLVLYGVGRRPIPSKAFTKLWPTLTCLKEALWSSRNLLVAKNVETTPQAVAMVATEALGWYGRKGASTPGEGSPTTP encoded by the coding sequence ATGGGTTTCCCGGACAGGTTCTTAGCTTGGGTGGGACTGCTGTACGGGGACATCACCAGCAAAATCCTTGTAAATGGGCATCTGTCAAAAGCAGTGGGAGTACACTGCGGCGTCCGTCAGGGCTGTCCGTTATCTCCCCTTCTGTTCGTGGCCTGTATTGAACCACTGGCACAGGTCTTGAGAAGGGACCAACGGATCAGTGGGGTGGGTATCCCGGGGAGTGGGGGGATGACCGCCAAGTGCGTCTTTTACATGGACGACGTCAACATTTTATGTACCGACCTTTTATCCGTCGACAGGACTCTGGACAGGACTGACTGGTACGGACGAGCCTCTGGGGCGAGACTgaacagagacaagacagaggcCCAATTCTTCGGACCGTGGGCAGACCCAGACTTGACCAGACtacctctgacagttaaactgacgGACATAAGGGTACTGGGGGTAAAGTTTGaccgggggggaggagggagcggTAACTGGAGCGGAATCCTGGGGACGGTAAGACAGAGACTGGGTTTTTGGGGACTACGACAGCTGACTTTTGAGGGCAAGGTTTTAATCATTAAAGCtgtgattttacctgtgcttttaTTAATCAGTTCTGTTTTTATCCCCCCTCGAAGGAGCATTTTAGACCTGGAGCGGACGCTGTTTTACTTCCTGTGGGGATGCAAgtgggagaggctgaggagggaggTGGTCAAGAGGCCCAGGTCCAAGGGGGGGAAAGGCTTGCCTGACCTCTACTTGTTCCTGGGCAGCCGCTACACAGCGTTACATCTGACTCTTGCCACCTCCCCGGTCAACAACAAGACCCAGGCCCTCGCACGGTTCTGGCTGGGATCTTACCTCAGGACTCTGAGGCTGATCCCAGTCGACCTGCGAGCCCCAGTCTCTTTCCTGCTACCCCCGCACTACGTCCAGCTCCAGAAGTTTTTAAGACATTTTAAACTGGAAAAAGAAACAGTCACGGTTTTAACAAAAcaccgctctcttctctctcttgtgcaGGATCGGGAACCAGTGTGTCCAGTGCGCGGGCTCGCTATAGGTGAGCCCACAACGGTTTGGCGCAACGTGGCCCATCCTGCTCTCCTGAATCGGCATCGGGACCTGTCCTGGATGGTCGCCCACGAGATCCTCCCGGTCAGGGCCGTTATGCACTCACGGGGCATGGCGAGGACATCCGCGTGCCCCCGACCAGGCTGCGGCCAAGAAGAGTCGGTGAGGCACATGCTCTGGGAGTGCAGAGCCGCCAGGGACCTGTGGAAGGAAGCAGGCCCCCTGATCACCTCGTGTCTGCCAGCAGGGGAGGACCTAACACCTCAGCTCGTGCTGTATGGGGTGGGCCGAAGGCCCATTCCATCGAAGGCCTTCACCAAGCTCTGGCCCACCCTCACGTGCCTGAAGGAAGCACTGTGGTCCTCCCGTAACCTGCTGGTAGCGAAAAACGTAGAGACCACCCCCCAGGCAGTGGCCATGGTAGCCACGGAAGCCCTGGGGTGGTACGGAAGGAAGGGGGCCTCGACCCCAGGCGAAGGGTCCCCCACAACACCCTAG